In uncultured Fibrobacter sp., the genomic stretch TTCCAGCAGCCGGTATAGTTGGCATTGTCGCCGCAGCCGAAAAGGAACATCGAGGAAATAAGAGATGCGGAAATAAGAATAACTTTCTTCATGCTCTTAAAATAGTATTTTTGAATGCTGTAAAATGCAATTTTTTGTTAAACATTTGTATTTGTTGGCGCCAATTCTGGCTATTTTGGCCTTATTTGGGGTATATAGACTCATTAAAGCCAATGATCGCCCGATTCCACATTACGAGCCCAAGCAGGTCGAAGATACGTGGTCTGCCGAAGAATACATGCGCCATTTGAACTTGAAACCCTTCAACCAGCGCGAAGTTCACCGTCTGTTGCTCAAGCGCACTCGCCAAAAAGAAGGCGTGTACCTCGAAAGCCTGTTGCCGGTCATGGATACCGCTGGTCTAGAAATCATTCGCTGCTACCATAAGGTGATGGGTGACGATTACGTGCCCGTGATTACCAGCGGAAACGATTACCCTTACCACTTGCCAAATTCAAAGCATTATAAGAATGCGGCCATGGATTTCCGTATTGTCGACATGCCCCTAAACAAGCGCCGCCAGGTTGTAGAAATGGCCCAAGATAAACTCGGGCCACGCTTCAAGGTGCTCTGGGAAAAAGGTGAAATGGAGCACCTCCATGTCGAAATGACTGAGGCCGAATAGATTACTTACAGCAACGGAATCCGACGTTGGGGTACTGGTTCTGCGGGTAGAAACTGAACTTATTGTCGGTGCACTTACTTTCGTTGTTAGTGTTCCAGGCACCGCCAGCAACTAAGTACATATTCGGGTGATCCTTGCTCGTAGTCGAAGTCCATTCCCAAAGGTTTCCGTTCATGTCGTACATGCCGTACCAGCTGCGGCACTGTTCCTTACGGCCACTGCGCTTGGCTGCCTTTGTGTTGGTGTTGCACTTGTTCTGCTTATAGCTGTCGCCGTAGCTGTAGCGAGTGTTGTCCTTGCTCTTGCAAGCGGCCTGCCATTCGGCGAGGCTGCAAAGGTGCTTGCCTTCTTGCTGGCAAAGGCTTGCGGCCTGTTCCTGGCTCACCATGTCGCGGGGGAGTTCGTCAGCCTTGTTCGGGTATTCGTAAGCGTCTACGCAAACGGTCTTGCCGCCGAGCGGAACGGGGTAGGCGTTCTTGCCGCAAATGTTGTCGCTGGCCATGTCGTATTTGGCTTCTTCCCAAGCAGAGCGGTTGCCCACGGAGTCTTCGGCGTAGAAGAATACGCTTCCGGTCTTATTGTATTCGATGGCCTTGCCTGCTTCTTGAGCGTGGAGCGTGTCGCCAATCGAAAGGAATGTCTTACACTTGATTTCTTCGCACTTAACCTTGAGCTTAATCGGGTCGTAGTAACGGCCTGCAGGCGGCGCAATTTCGGCAACGGGCGGCACCTGGTCGGCGGCACGGATGCTGTCTTGAATGCGCTTCTTTTCGAGTGAATCGGCCTTGGCTTTTTCGATAGCTGCCAAGGAATCGGCGATGCGTTGCAGGCTGTCGGCGCGAGCTTTGTCAATGGCGGCAAGGCTATCCTTGATGCGGTTCAGACTGTCGCGCACGTGGCGAATGCTGTCGCGGTTCACGTTGTTCTGGAGGGCCGCCAAAGAGTCTGCAATGCGCAGGCTGTCAGCGATGCGAGAACTGTCGGCACTGAGCTTTGCCAAAGAATCGGCCATACGGATGCTATCGGCACGAGCCTGTTCCAGTGCACGCAGGCTATCGAGCGTCTGACGGCGTTGCATTTCAAGAGCTGTTTCCTGCTCCTTGGCGAGCGCTTCTTGCTTGATTTGGTCCAAGTGGCACTGCACAATAAAAAGGGTCACCAACAAGAGGAACATCAACACGAGAATGGCGATGTTCTTCTTTTTGCGTTTGTTTTTCTGCTGTTCTTCGTTTTCGTTTGCCATAAAGTCTAGCCTGCTTTTTCTTCGGCGGTTTCGGTCTTTGCCGATTCACGGACGTCGTTAAAGAGTTCGCCCCAGTGGCGAATGATTTCTTGCTTGAGTTCGGCGACGCTGATGTTTCTGCGCAGCGTGTTGCGGTAGGCGATAGAGATGTAGCCAGTTTCTTCGGACACCACGATCACTAAGGCATCGCATTCGGCGGCGAGTGCTTTTGCGGCGCGGTGGCGCATGCCGTAGCCCGCTTCTTTTTCGGCGTTACCCGTGGGCATAGGCAAGATACAGCCGGCTGCAATAATGCGCTTGCTGTTCATAATCACGGCTCCATCGT encodes the following:
- a CDS encoding SUMF1/EgtB/PvdO family nonheme iron enzyme — encoded protein: MANENEEQQKNKRKKKNIAILVLMFLLLVTLFIVQCHLDQIKQEALAKEQETALEMQRRQTLDSLRALEQARADSIRMADSLAKLSADSSRIADSLRIADSLAALQNNVNRDSIRHVRDSLNRIKDSLAAIDKARADSLQRIADSLAAIEKAKADSLEKKRIQDSIRAADQVPPVAEIAPPAGRYYDPIKLKVKCEEIKCKTFLSIGDTLHAQEAGKAIEYNKTGSVFFYAEDSVGNRSAWEEAKYDMASDNICGKNAYPVPLGGKTVCVDAYEYPNKADELPRDMVSQEQAASLCQQEGKHLCSLAEWQAACKSKDNTRYSYGDSYKQNKCNTNTKAAKRSGRKEQCRSWYGMYDMNGNLWEWTSTTSKDHPNMYLVAGGAWNTNNESKCTDNKFSFYPQNQYPNVGFRCCK